A DNA window from Proteiniborus ethanoligenes contains the following coding sequences:
- a CDS encoding single-stranded DNA-binding protein: protein MSDKVIDTNSITVVGKIISDKEFSHEMYGEGFYTFDLEVPRLSDYSDVLPITISERLLVNMDLTPGKSLVVEGQLRSYNRYIDGTNKLVLTIFARDAYVPETEEEINELLKRPNEIYLDGYICKVPIYRTTPFGREITDLLVAVNRPYNKSDYIPCIAWGRNARFCEKLQVGDHIRLWGRIQSRDYQKKTIEGEVINKVAFEVSISKLEFVREDNNREGKKQDL, encoded by the coding sequence ATGTCTGACAAGGTGATTGATACGAATTCAATAACCGTAGTAGGCAAGATAATCAGCGACAAAGAGTTTAGTCACGAGATGTATGGTGAAGGCTTTTACACCTTTGACTTAGAAGTACCTAGATTAAGTGACTATTCTGACGTGTTACCAATTACTATATCTGAAAGGCTATTAGTTAATATGGATTTAACGCCAGGGAAAAGCCTAGTGGTAGAAGGACAACTAAGGTCATACAACAGATATATTGATGGTACTAACAAATTAGTACTAACAATTTTTGCAAGAGATGCATATGTTCCTGAGACAGAAGAAGAAATTAATGAGTTATTAAAAAGACCAAATGAAATTTATCTTGATGGTTACATATGCAAGGTTCCCATTTATAGAACAACTCCATTTGGGAGGGAAATAACAGACCTTCTAGTAGCCGTAAATAGACCTTATAATAAATCTGACTACATACCCTGCATTGCTTGGGGGAGAAATGCAAGGTTTTGTGAAAAGCTTCAGGTTGGCGACCATATAAGATTATGGGGCAGAATTCAAAGTAGGGATTATCAAAAGAAAACCATTGAAGGAGAAGTCATAAATAAGGTAGCCTTTGAGGTTTCAATATCAAAACTAGAATTTGTAAGAGAAGATAAT